The Claveliimonas bilis genome window below encodes:
- a CDS encoding transcription repressor NadR, whose product MTGSERRENIIRQIRNSKVPVAGKQLAEDYQVSRQVIVQDIALIRASGYDIISTNRGYILNGPAEVSRVFKVQHTDEQLEEELCAIVDLGGCAENVMVNHRVYGHLEAPLHVSSRRKVAEFMEDIHSGKSSPLKNITSNYHYHKVTADSEETLDMIESELKKRGFLVE is encoded by the coding sequence ATGACTGGTTCAGAGCGAAGAGAAAATATCATCCGGCAGATACGAAACAGCAAAGTTCCGGTTGCCGGAAAACAGCTTGCAGAAGACTATCAGGTAAGCCGTCAGGTTATCGTGCAGGACATTGCACTGATCCGGGCTTCGGGATACGATATTATTTCTACAAACAGAGGGTATATTCTAAATGGTCCGGCGGAAGTAAGCAGGGTCTTTAAAGTACAGCACACAGACGAACAGCTGGAAGAAGAACTGTGCGCGATCGTAGACCTGGGAGGATGCGCAGAAAATGTTATGGTTAATCACAGAGTCTACGGACATCTGGAAGCGCCGCTTCATGTCAGCTCCAGACGTAAGGTGGCTGAATTTATGGAAGATATACACAGCGGGAAATCAAGTCCTCTGAAAAATATTACGTCCAACTATCATTATCATAAGGTGACTGCCGACAGTGAAGAGACATTAGATATGATCGAAAGTGAATTGAAAAAGAGAGGATTCCTGGTAGAATAA
- a CDS encoding ferritin, producing MLSEKVSQLLNTQVNKEFYSAYLYLSFSNFYKEQGLDGFANWYQIQAQEERDHAMLFIQYMQNNDIPVTFESIDKPDAVLSEKMDPLKAGYEHEQYVTGLIHTIYEAAYEAKDFRTMQFLDWFVKEQGEEETNASDLIKKMELFGDDAKSLYMLDQELGGRTYTAPSLTL from the coding sequence ATGTTGAGTGAAAAAGTTTCACAGTTATTAAACACACAGGTAAATAAAGAGTTTTATTCCGCCTATCTTTACTTGAGTTTTTCAAACTTCTATAAAGAACAGGGGCTGGACGGTTTTGCAAACTGGTACCAGATCCAGGCACAGGAAGAAAGAGACCACGCTATGCTCTTTATCCAGTACATGCAGAATAACGATATTCCTGTTACCTTTGAATCCATAGACAAACCGGACGCTGTACTTTCCGAGAAAATGGATCCTCTGAAAGCAGGCTATGAGCACGAACAATATGTGACAGGACTGATCCATACCATTTATGAAGCTGCTTATGAAGCAAAAGATTTCCGTACCATGCAGTTCCTTGACTGGTTTGTAAAAGAACAGGGTGAGGAAGAAACAAATGCCAGCGACCTGATCAAAAAAATGGAGCTTTTCGGAGACGACGCCAAGAGCCTCTATATGCTGGATCAGGAATTGGGCGGAAGAACATACACTGCTCCGTCACTCACTTTGTAA